From the SAR202 cluster bacterium genome, the window TTACCTCGGAAGCGCAATGTTTACCAAGCCAACGCCCGCGGAGCTTGAAATCAGGTCCAGGATATCCGCAAGAGGAAGGATCACCTTTGCGGAATTCATGGAAGTCGCCCTTTACCATCCGGGAGGGTACTACTCCACGCCCGGGCGCATAACGCCGCACGGCGACTTCTACACCAGCCCCACGGCGCATCCAGCCTTTGGCGCACTCATCGCTCTAGCCTTGAGAAGCATGTGGGAAAGCCTCGGAAGCCCGGCCGCGTTCGTTGCGATAGAGCTCGGCGCAGGCAACGGCGCGCTCGCGGACGGCGTTGCGACGTACGCCGCAGAGGTCGGCGATGATTTCGCGCGCGCGCTGCGGTACGTCGCCGTCGATCAGCAAGCGCCGCCCGCTTCTCCCTTCCACCACACCGTGCGGGCCGCCGGCGCGCCGTTTCGAAAACTGGTTGGCTGTGTTCTCTCCAACGAGCTTTTGGACGCCTTTCCCGTTCACCGCTTCGAGATTGTCGATGGGAAGGTCCGTGAGGTGTACGTGACCGTAAGGGACGGCAGCCTGGTGGAAGAGGTCGCGGCGCCTTCGACTCTCCTGATAGCGGAGCGCCTGGCGGCCCTGGGTCGAACGCTACCGGATGGGTTTCGCGGCGAGGTCAACCTGCGCATCGCTCCGTGGGTCCGCGACGTTGCGGACGCCCTTGCCGGAGGGTACGTCATGACCATCGACTACGGCCACAAGGAGATGGAGCTGTACTCTCCGCAACGGTCTCGCGGCACGCTGGAGACCTACTACCGGCACA encodes:
- a CDS encoding SAM-dependent methyltransferase, producing the protein MRGRPSIYLGSAMFTKPTPAELEIRSRISARGRITFAEFMEVALYHPGGYYSTPGRITPHGDFYTSPTAHPAFGALIALALRSMWESLGSPAAFVAIELGAGNGALADGVATYAAEVGDDFARALRYVAVDQQAPPASPFHHTVRAAGAPFRKLVGCVLSNELLDAFPVHRFEIVDGKVREVYVTVRDGSLVEEVAAPSTLLIAERLAALGRTLPDGFRGEVNLRIAPWVRDVADALAGGYVMTIDYGHKEMELYSPQRSRGTLETYYRHTTGASPYQWVGAQDITAQVDFSQLIRAGEASGLKPLSLISQAEFLRRLGIERWLDKVTNSGLGEAEKEANLLGISELIRPDGLGKFKVLLQGKGSAAGDIGALLLPDAAQGVAALPVPLLPSGRVAQTRATMPQASFELTELWPEDNVKGRDR